From a single Oscillospiraceae bacterium genomic region:
- a CDS encoding aminoglycoside phosphotransferase family protein → MASYNLKEIIGKFNVVDGATPYGKGHINDTYLSNSCEPRYILQRINHNVFKRPQDVMENIVRVTGHLKKKIIEEGGDPKRETLNLVLTHAGDPYYVTPKGDYFRMYEFIEGAQTYEIVEEPIHFYNAAKAFAKFQQRLADFPAEKLHETIPSFHDTTVRFQQLKDAIKKDKAGRLKDVQEEVEFALAREKDASVIVAAIKDGTVPLRVTHNDTKYNNIMIDDETGLGICVIDLDTVMPGSLLYDYGDSLRFGTNPADEDEKDLSKVYCDLNLFEMFTKGYMEELKDVMTPREKELMPFAAKLMTYECGIRFLADYLNGDTYFKVKRPEHNLDRCRTQFKLVKDMEEKEELMKEIVKKYD, encoded by the coding sequence ATGGCAAGCTACAATCTTAAGGAAATCATCGGAAAATTTAATGTTGTCGATGGTGCAACCCCCTACGGAAAAGGTCATATCAATGATACTTATTTATCCAATTCATGCGAACCCAGATACATTCTGCAGAGAATCAATCACAACGTATTCAAACGTCCTCAGGATGTTATGGAAAATATCGTTCGTGTTACAGGTCATCTGAAAAAGAAAATTATTGAAGAAGGCGGAGATCCTAAAAGAGAAACGCTGAATCTGGTGCTCACTCATGCAGGGGACCCCTATTATGTAACTCCCAAGGGCGATTATTTCAGAATGTATGAGTTCATCGAAGGTGCTCAGACCTATGAAATCGTAGAAGAACCTATTCATTTTTATAATGCTGCAAAAGCATTTGCAAAGTTCCAGCAGCGTCTGGCAGATTTTCCTGCTGAAAAACTGCATGAAACCATACCTTCTTTCCACGATACCACTGTTCGTTTTCAGCAGCTTAAGGATGCTATCAAAAAAGATAAGGCGGGCAGATTAAAAGATGTGCAGGAAGAAGTGGAATTTGCGCTGGCAAGAGAAAAAGATGCTTCTGTGATTGTGGCTGCTATCAAAGACGGAACCGTTCCCCTTCGTGTGACTCATAATGATACCAAATACAATAACATTATGATTGATGATGAAACAGGCCTTGGCATTTGCGTAATTGATTTAGATACCGTTATGCCCGGTTCCTTACTGTATGATTATGGTGATTCTTTAAGATTCGGTACCAATCCTGCGGATGAAGACGAAAAAGATTTATCCAAAGTATATTGTGACCTGAACCTGTTTGAAATGTTCACCAAAGGCTACATGGAAGAGTTAAAAGACGTAATGACTCCCCGTGAAAAAGAATTGATGCCTTTCGCAGCAAAGCTGATGACTTATGAATGTGGTATCCGTTTCTTAGCCGATTACTTAAACGGTGATACTTATTTCAAAGTAAAACGTCCCGAACACAATCTGGACCGTTGCCGTACTCAGTTCAAATTAGTGAAAGATATGGAAGAAAAAGAAGAATTAATGAAGGAGATTGTGAA
- a CDS encoding AbrB/MazE/SpoVT family DNA-binding domain-containing protein has protein sequence MVPKAIRSEYAIAEHTPVEIFTKGEFIVIKKYAISDGDIQSRYHTDNVGRIVLPKAIRKQFGLAECDDYVEIFTEENSILLKKYERSCVICGKSEGLVQIRDKKICRECVEEILRKA, from the coding sequence ATGGTGCCCAAAGCCATCCGCAGTGAATACGCAATTGCCGAACACACTCCTGTGGAGATTTTTACCAAAGGGGAATTTATAGTAATTAAAAAATATGCCATTTCCGACGGTGATATTCAGTCCCGTTATCACACCGATAATGTGGGACGAATTGTGCTTCCCAAGGCAATCCGCAAACAGTTTGGTCTGGCAGAGTGTGACGATTATGTGGAGATTTTTACAGAGGAGAACAGTATCCTTTTGAAAAAATATGAAAGAAGCTGTGTGATTTGCGGAAAAAGCGAAGGGCTTGTGCAGATTCGGGACAAAAAAATCTGTCGGGAATGTGTGGAAGAAATCTTAAGAAAAGCATAA
- a CDS encoding helix-turn-helix transcriptional regulator, translated as MVKLTLESVLDSRNISRYELAKRTGIRYHIIDNYYKNKVTRYDSFILDKICVALDCKIEDIIIFEK; from the coding sequence ATGGTGAAGCTTACGTTGGAATCTGTGTTGGATAGCCGAAATATTTCCAGATATGAATTGGCGAAACGGACAGGAATTCGGTATCATATTATCGATAATTATTATAAAAACAAAGTTACCAGATACGATAGTTTCATATTAGATAAAATTTGCGTTGCATTAGATTGTAAAATTGAAGATATTATAATATTTGAAAAGTAA
- a CDS encoding histidinol-phosphatase HisJ family protein, translated as MLTNFHTHTTLCDGKSAPEEVVLSALEKGFSSIGFSGHAPTDFDNSYCLKNVDEYIATIKALQEKYKKDIEIYVGIEEDAYQKIDRTPFDYLLGSSHYLKVNGVYHQLDCGADKLQKCLDAFGGDPLALAEAYYQQFTAYIQERKPDIVGHFDLITKYEEAKTNWFLSNPDYHKMAEKYMNIAAENDVIFELNTGGIARGIRTTPYPFENLLHILKKKDAKIILNSDSHHKDTIDCWFSEAKKYLKDIGFQYLYTLYHNQFQKVSL; from the coding sequence ATGCTCACCAATTTTCATACCCACACCACACTGTGTGACGGCAAAAGCGCCCCCGAAGAAGTGGTGTTATCCGCTTTGGAAAAAGGGTTTTCATCCATCGGTTTTTCAGGTCATGCACCTACCGATTTTGACAACAGTTATTGTTTAAAAAATGTAGATGAATATATTGCCACCATCAAAGCGTTACAAGAAAAATACAAAAAAGATATCGAAATCTATGTTGGTATTGAAGAAGATGCTTACCAAAAGATTGACCGTACCCCCTTTGACTATTTGCTGGGTTCTTCCCACTATTTAAAAGTAAATGGTGTATACCATCAGTTGGATTGCGGTGCAGACAAACTACAGAAGTGTTTAGATGCTTTCGGCGGTGACCCGCTGGCTTTGGCTGAGGCATATTATCAACAGTTCACAGCCTATATTCAAGAACGAAAGCCCGATATTGTGGGACATTTCGATTTAATCACCAAATATGAAGAAGCCAAAACCAATTGGTTTCTCTCCAATCCCGATTACCATAAAATGGCAGAAAAATATATGAATATTGCTGCAGAAAATGACGTGATTTTTGAATTAAACACAGGAGGAATCGCAAGAGGAATCCGCACCACACCCTACCCTTTTGAAAATCTGTTACACATTTTAAAGAAAAAAGATGCCAAAATCATCTTAAATTCCGACAGCCACCATAAAGACACCATCGACTGCTGGTTTTCGGAGGCAAAAAAATACTTAAAGGATATTGGCTTCCAATATCTTTACACATTATATCACAACCAATTTCAAAAAGTATCTTTGTAG
- a CDS encoding M20 family metallopeptidase — MELKTICDLIDKHQDELYKMLSDMIKINSENYGNGGNEEECARLVHKLCQDAGFESDLYSPMSLEGFENHPDYLPGKNLENRYNVTAVMRGEEDVNEVMLMAHTDTVMFGDLANWERHPLSGDIKNGNIYGRGATDDKYGIALSIFLMKLLKDAGFKPKKNLLFSAYVDEELGGSHGAMAAVMKYPTNRIVNIDGGYEMLVPSATGGGVVTYRFHTKGTVDSAEPTAMGFPIVIEEMKKFFRARRDELQENPYYKDTFVPETSLRYNEIRAGNNDMDKDIGVLQFTFYTDKTKEEIYKEFARLEQSISEKLAPLGLIGDGFTPDSRFFHYGVCPPDSEDVKLMVEAANDVGMDMQVCAGALSDMSVLLKYGSEKATFTIGASRLFHEVGGAHQPNEYIECDKLLRLTKAVAAYILKVLG; from the coding sequence ATGGAACTAAAAACCATCTGCGACCTGATTGACAAACATCAGGACGAGTTATACAAAATGCTTTCGGACATGATAAAAATCAATTCTGAAAACTACGGCAACGGCGGTAACGAAGAAGAATGTGCCCGTCTGGTACATAAGCTGTGTCAGGATGCCGGCTTTGAAAGTGACCTGTACTCCCCCATGTCTTTGGAGGGCTTTGAAAATCATCCAGACTATCTGCCGGGTAAGAACTTAGAAAACCGTTACAATGTGACCGCAGTGATGCGTGGCGAAGAAGACGTAAACGAAGTGATGCTGATGGCACACACCGACACGGTGATGTTTGGCGATTTAGCAAACTGGGAACGTCATCCTCTATCCGGTGACATTAAAAACGGCAACATCTACGGCAGAGGTGCCACCGATGACAAATACGGTATTGCCCTTTCCATTTTCTTAATGAAACTGTTAAAGGATGCCGGCTTTAAACCCAAGAAAAACCTGTTGTTCTCCGCCTATGTGGATGAAGAACTGGGTGGTTCTCACGGTGCAATGGCAGCAGTGATGAAATACCCCACCAACCGCATCGTGAATATTGACGGTGGCTACGAAATGTTAGTTCCCAGTGCAACCGGTGGCGGTGTTGTGACCTACCGTTTTCACACCAAAGGCACCGTGGACAGCGCAGAACCCACCGCAATGGGCTTCCCCATTGTGATAGAAGAAATGAAAAAATTCTTCCGGGCTCGCAGAGACGAACTGCAAGAAAACCCCTACTATAAAGATACCTTTGTTCCCGAAACTTCCCTGCGCTACAATGAAATCCGTGCCGGAAACAACGATATGGACAAGGATATCGGCGTGTTGCAATTCACTTTCTATACCGATAAAACCAAGGAAGAAATTTATAAAGAATTTGCCCGGTTAGAACAATCCATTTCCGAAAAACTGGCTCCTTTGGGACTGATTGGCGACGGATTTACTCCCGATTCCCGTTTCTTCCACTATGGTGTTTGTCCTCCCGATTCCGAGGACGTGAAACTGATGGTGGAAGCCGCAAACGATGTGGGAATGGATATGCAGGTTTGTGCAGGTGCCTTGTCTGATATGTCGGTACTGTTAAAATACGGTAGCGAAAAAGCCACCTTTACCATTGGCGCGTCCAGACTGTTCCACGAGGTAGGCGGTGCCCATCAGCCCAACGAATATATTGAATGTGACAAACTGCTGAGATTAACCAAAGCGGTGGCAGCATATATTTTAAAAGTATTAGGATAG
- a CDS encoding aldolase, with amino-acid sequence MNMRKSRVLAKMRNGEMAVSCKLNISDPRGAEIAAMSGFDCIWIDMEHVPATYLEVENIIRAAKIYDVDVLTRVARGSYNDLIRPLEADSSGIMVPHLMSLEDAKQIVYYTKFHPIGRRPLDGGNADGKWCLVDGKDYMEQANDQRFVVVQIEDPEPLADLEEICKLPGIDMIFFGPADFTQGLGCPLDFANPKVAETRELIAKTAKKYGKFAGTTGGPGNIAELRDMGYDFVNVCADVIILGQGYKQAFDATVEALKK; translated from the coding sequence ATGAATATGAGAAAAAGCAGAGTTTTGGCAAAAATGAGAAACGGTGAAATGGCTGTTTCCTGTAAACTCAATATTTCCGACCCCAGAGGTGCAGAAATTGCTGCAATGAGCGGTTTTGACTGTATCTGGATCGATATGGAACACGTTCCTGCAACCTATCTGGAAGTGGAAAATATTATCCGTGCAGCTAAAATCTACGATGTGGACGTATTGACCCGTGTGGCAAGAGGAAGCTATAATGATTTAATTCGTCCCTTAGAAGCTGATTCTTCCGGAATTATGGTTCCCCACTTAATGAGCTTAGAAGATGCAAAACAGATCGTGTACTACACCAAATTCCATCCTATCGGACGCCGTCCCTTAGACGGTGGTAATGCAGACGGCAAATGGTGTCTGGTAGACGGTAAAGATTACATGGAGCAAGCAAACGACCAGAGATTTGTTGTGGTTCAGATTGAAGACCCCGAACCGCTGGCAGATTTAGAAGAAATCTGTAAACTGCCCGGTATCGATATGATTTTCTTTGGTCCCGCAGACTTCACTCAGGGCTTGGGCTGTCCTCTGGATTTCGCAAATCCCAAAGTGGCAGAAACCCGTGAACTGATTGCAAAAACTGCAAAAAAATACGGAAAATTCGCAGGTACCACCGGCGGTCCCGGCAACATTGCCGAGCTCAGAGATATGGGATATGATTTCGTAAACGTTTGTGCTGACGTTATTATTTTAGGTCAGGGCTACAAACAGGCATTTGATGCGACTGTGGAAGCTTTGAAGAAATAA
- a CDS encoding uracil-xanthine permease, with product MNLIYGVKDKPTFGKTLVFAFQQVLAILAATIAVPSIIGNGMSQSAALFGAGIGTLVYLLFTKFKSPVFLGSSFAFIGSMFAAFAGGVSMALGYAGLIIGTAFAGLVYVVIAIIVKIAGVKWINKLMPPVVIGPTVAIIGLSLAGNAVGDVLKFAQLDAANSVYVMGTQAWIGFLCALVTVAVVILCSTYGKKTIKLIPFIMGILAGYLVASIFTVIGMNTGNEALKIINFPTWTGLFATPDFTFLTALKGIGEITPGYIATIAVAYIPVAFVVFAEHIADHKNLSSIIGSDLLEEPGLHRTLLGDGVGSIAGAFFGGCPNTTYGESVGCVAISGNASVVTILTTAILSIVASFFTPFVAFLASIPACVMGGVCITLYGFIAVSGLKMLQNVDLGENKNLFVVATILITGIGGMALQIGQIKITAIACALILGILVNLMVSGKKAQ from the coding sequence GTGAATTTAATTTACGGCGTAAAAGACAAACCCACATTTGGCAAAACACTGGTATTTGCATTCCAGCAGGTGCTGGCAATTTTAGCGGCAACCATTGCAGTTCCGTCTATCATCGGAAACGGAATGAGTCAGTCTGCAGCACTCTTCGGCGCAGGGATTGGTACTTTGGTGTATCTTTTATTCACCAAATTTAAAAGTCCTGTATTCTTAGGATCCTCTTTTGCATTTATCGGCTCCATGTTTGCAGCCTTTGCAGGCGGCGTTTCTATGGCTCTTGGCTATGCAGGTCTAATTATTGGTACTGCATTTGCCGGTCTTGTGTATGTAGTGATAGCAATTATCGTAAAAATTGCAGGCGTCAAATGGATTAACAAACTAATGCCCCCTGTGGTAATCGGTCCCACCGTTGCCATTATCGGTTTATCTTTGGCAGGCAACGCCGTTGGTGATGTGTTAAAATTCGCCCAGCTTGATGCGGCAAACAGCGTTTATGTGATGGGCACTCAGGCTTGGATTGGCTTCCTTTGTGCACTGGTAACGGTTGCTGTGGTAATCCTCTGCTCTACCTACGGCAAGAAAACCATAAAATTAATTCCCTTTATTATGGGGATTTTAGCAGGTTACCTGGTGGCATCCATCTTTACCGTAATCGGTATGAATACCGGAAATGAAGCATTAAAAATTATCAACTTCCCCACTTGGACAGGCTTATTTGCAACTCCTGATTTCACCTTTCTGACTGCGTTAAAAGGAATTGGCGAAATCACCCCCGGATATATCGCTACTATTGCAGTTGCCTATATTCCCGTTGCTTTTGTTGTATTTGCAGAACATATTGCAGACCACAAAAATTTATCTTCCATCATCGGTTCCGACCTGTTGGAAGAACCCGGTTTACACAGAACCTTATTAGGCGATGGCGTTGGTTCTATTGCCGGTGCATTCTTTGGCGGATGCCCCAACACCACCTACGGAGAATCCGTGGGTTGTGTGGCAATTAGCGGCAACGCTTCTGTAGTAACCATTTTAACCACTGCTATTTTATCAATCGTTGCTTCCTTCTTTACCCCCTTTGTTGCATTTTTAGCCTCCATTCCTGCTTGCGTGATGGGTGGTGTTTGTATCACCTTATACGGTTTTATCGCAGTATCCGGTTTAAAAATGTTGCAAAATGTAGACTTAGGGGAAAATAAGAATCTGTTTGTTGTGGCAACCATTTTAATTACCGGTATCGGAGGTATGGCTCTGCAGATTGGTCAGATTAAAATCACCGCAATCGCTTGCGCATTGATTTTAGGTATTCTGGTTAACTTAATGGTATCCGGAAAAAAAGCCCAGTAA
- a CDS encoding uracil phosphoribosyltransferase: MNKVTVFDHPLIQHKTTILRQSSTTNKEFRELVEEITMLMCYEALRDLPLEEVEIETPLTKTRQKMLKGKKMAIVPILRAGLGMVEGMLSLIPSAKVGHIGMYRDEETMIPHEYYCKLPKDIEERLIVVVDPMLATGGSAIDAITQIKSYGGKQIKFLCLIAAPEGIEALTKAHPDVEVYCANVDECLNERCYIVPGLGDAGDRIFGTK; this comes from the coding sequence ATGAATAAAGTTACCGTTTTTGATCATCCCTTAATTCAACATAAAACCACCATTCTTCGTCAGAGTTCCACCACCAACAAAGAGTTTCGTGAGCTGGTGGAAGAAATCACCATGTTAATGTGCTACGAAGCACTCCGTGATTTACCCCTAGAAGAAGTGGAAATTGAAACACCCCTAACAAAAACCAGACAAAAAATGTTAAAAGGCAAAAAAATGGCAATTGTGCCGATTCTCCGTGCAGGTCTTGGTATGGTAGAAGGGATGCTTTCCTTGATTCCCTCCGCAAAAGTAGGCCATATCGGCATGTATCGAGACGAAGAAACTATGATTCCCCACGAATACTACTGCAAACTCCCCAAAGACATTGAGGAACGCTTAATCGTGGTGGTAGACCCCATGTTGGCAACCGGTGGCTCTGCCATTGATGCCATCACTCAGATTAAATCCTACGGCGGAAAACAAATTAAGTTCTTATGCTTAATCGCAGCACCCGAAGGGATTGAAGCCCTAACCAAAGCTCATCCCGATGTGGAAGTGTATTGCGCCAACGTGGATGAATGTTTAAACGAACGTTGTTACATCGTTCCCGGTTTAGGGGACGCAGGAGACAGAATCTTCGGCACAAAATAA
- a CDS encoding helix-turn-helix transcriptional regulator, which yields MYTRIRELREDRDLYQKDLAEYLHCSQVAYSRYELGTRDIPTEVLIKLAKYYRTTTDYILGLSDNPHPFQNQ from the coding sequence ATGTACACAAGAATCAGAGAACTTCGGGAAGACCGTGATTTATACCAAAAAGATTTAGCAGAATATCTGCATTGTTCCCAGGTGGCGTATTCTCGTTATGAACTGGGAACCCGTGATATTCCAACAGAAGTGTTAATTAAACTTGCCAAGTATTATCGCACCACCACAGACTACATCTTAGGATTATCCGACAATCCCCACCCCTTTCAAAACCAATAG
- a CDS encoding MATE family efflux transporter: protein MTTWPIGKLVISLGIPTTISMLVTNIYNMADTYFVGILGNSASGAVGVVFGLMAIIQAFGFMFGHGAGSIIARKLGQKDSHSASVFASLSIVACLLVGTLIGVLGLILIDPLMRILGSTETILPYAKQYGIYILIATPFTMASFALNNILRYEGKAFFAMIGLGIGGILNIICDPLLIFGCKMGVAGAGLATALSQMIGFFILLSMFVKGKTLSKLSVKLAKEHPKGIFQIMATGFPSFCRQGLTSIATMTLNILAGSVGGDAAVAAMSIVNKITFFIFAVGLGIGQGFQPVASFNYGAKIYSRVKKAFYFTMWAGEILLGVCVVAGLLCSNHLVGMFRNDPVVIEIGTFSLKLQLLALLFHPMTICANMMFQSIGENKKATFLSMLRSGILFIPTLWILTESFGLFGVQSSQAIADVLAFFICAPVAIRFLRKLPQDQNEQ, encoded by the coding sequence ATGACCACCTGGCCCATTGGTAAGTTAGTGATTTCCTTAGGAATTCCCACCACCATCAGTATGCTGGTGACCAATATTTATAATATGGCAGACACCTATTTTGTGGGGATCCTTGGGAATAGTGCCAGTGGCGCTGTGGGTGTTGTGTTTGGGCTGATGGCGATTATTCAGGCGTTCGGATTTATGTTCGGGCACGGTGCAGGTAGTATCATCGCACGAAAATTAGGGCAGAAAGATTCCCACAGTGCAAGTGTGTTTGCCTCTTTAAGCATTGTCGCCTGTCTTTTAGTGGGTACATTGATTGGCGTTTTGGGACTTATTTTGATAGATCCGTTGATGCGGATTCTGGGAAGCACCGAAACCATTTTGCCTTATGCAAAGCAATATGGTATTTATATCTTAATTGCTACACCCTTTACCATGGCAAGTTTTGCTTTAAATAATATTTTACGGTATGAAGGAAAAGCTTTTTTTGCCATGATTGGTCTTGGCATTGGCGGTATCTTAAATATCATCTGTGACCCTCTTCTGATTTTCGGTTGTAAGATGGGAGTTGCGGGAGCTGGTCTTGCCACTGCACTTTCTCAGATGATTGGCTTTTTCATTTTGCTTTCCATGTTTGTAAAAGGGAAGACCTTAAGTAAGCTGAGTGTAAAATTAGCCAAAGAACATCCCAAGGGAATCTTTCAGATTATGGCAACGGGATTTCCCAGTTTTTGCAGGCAGGGCTTAACCAGTATTGCCACGATGACGTTAAATATTTTGGCAGGCAGTGTTGGCGGAGATGCTGCCGTGGCAGCAATGTCTATTGTGAATAAAATCACTTTCTTTATCTTTGCTGTGGGGCTTGGGATTGGACAAGGCTTTCAGCCTGTGGCATCCTTTAACTATGGTGCAAAAATATATTCTAGAGTGAAAAAAGCATTTTATTTTACCATGTGGGCAGGAGAAATATTGCTCGGCGTATGTGTAGTGGCAGGTTTATTATGCTCCAATCATTTGGTGGGAATGTTCCGCAATGACCCTGTGGTAATCGAAATCGGAACATTCAGCTTAAAACTACAGCTTCTTGCACTGCTTTTCCATCCCATGACCATCTGTGCCAATATGATGTTTCAAAGCATCGGGGAAAACAAAAAGGCAACCTTTTTGTCTATGCTAAGAAGCGGTATTTTGTTTATTCCTACCCTGTGGATTCTGACCGAGTCTTTCGGATTATTCGGTGTGCAGTCTTCTCAGGCAATTGCGGATGTGCTTGCTTTCTTTATCTGTGCACCTGTTGCCATTCGTTTTTTAAGAAAACTTCCCCAGGATCAAAATGAACAATAA
- the hisF gene encoding imidazole glycerol phosphate synthase subunit HisF — MLTKRVIPCLDVANGRVVKGVNFVNLIDAGDPVECARAYDQEGADELVFLDITASSDNRKTTVDMVRSVAENVFIPFTVGGGIRKAEDFRELLLAGADKVSVNTAAIHNPTLITEAAEKFGSQCVVVAIDAKRRADGGFNIFTHGGRNDTGIDAIEWAIRCEQLGAGEILLTSMDADGTKAGYDIELTRLVSDALKIPVIASGGAGNLSHFSQAVLDGHADAVLAASLFHFKELSIRQVKEHMKEKNIPVRL, encoded by the coding sequence ATGTTGACAAAACGTGTAATCCCTTGTCTGGACGTGGCAAACGGCAGAGTGGTAAAGGGAGTGAACTTTGTAAATTTAATTGATGCGGGTGATCCGGTAGAATGTGCCCGTGCTTATGATCAAGAAGGGGCAGACGAACTGGTTTTTTTGGATATCACTGCATCTTCCGATAATCGTAAAACTACCGTGGATATGGTAAGAAGCGTTGCAGAAAACGTGTTTATCCCCTTTACTGTGGGAGGCGGTATTCGTAAAGCAGAAGATTTCAGAGAACTGCTTTTAGCAGGTGCAGACAAGGTTTCGGTGAACACTGCGGCAATTCATAACCCCACTTTAATCACCGAGGCTGCCGAAAAATTTGGTTCTCAGTGTGTGGTGGTTGCCATTGATGCGAAACGTCGTGCAGACGGCGGCTTCAACATTTTCACCCACGGCGGACGAAATGACACAGGCATTGATGCTATTGAATGGGCAATTCGTTGCGAACAGCTTGGCGCCGGGGAAATCTTACTCACCAGTATGGATGCAGACGGCACCAAAGCGGGTTATGATATCGAATTAACTCGCTTGGTTTCAGACGCCTTAAAAATTCCCGTGATTGCATCCGGCGGTGCAGGAAACCTTTCTCATTTTTCCCAAGCTGTACTGGATGGACACGCCGATGCGGTGTTGGCAGCATCTTTGTTCCATTTTAAAGAATTAAGTATCCGTCAGGTAAAAGAACATATGAAAGAAAAAAACATCCCTGTTCGCTTATAA
- a CDS encoding NUDIX hydrolase → MKLTEKTLDTKRYFEGRVINLREDTVELEDGTLASREIVEHPGGVCVIGVTDDGKIPMVRQFRAPFGRVLLEVPAGKLNYGEDHFECGKREFLEETGFSAKEYIYFGALYPSVGFLTETLHIYYAKGLTKGEQHLDVDEFLDVEFFTLDELLDLVDKNEIKDAKTVVAILKLARYLSK, encoded by the coding sequence ATGAAATTAACTGAAAAAACCTTAGATACCAAACGATATTTTGAAGGAAGAGTTATCAACTTAAGAGAAGACACCGTGGAGCTGGAAGATGGTACCTTAGCCAGCCGTGAAATTGTGGAGCATCCCGGCGGTGTTTGTGTGATTGGTGTGACGGATGACGGAAAAATCCCCATGGTGCGTCAATTCAGAGCACCGTTTGGACGTGTTCTTTTAGAAGTGCCTGCAGGGAAATTAAACTACGGAGAAGACCATTTTGAGTGTGGTAAGCGTGAATTTCTGGAAGAAACCGGTTTTTCTGCAAAAGAATATATTTATTTTGGCGCCTTGTATCCTTCTGTTGGCTTTTTAACCGAAACCTTGCATATCTATTATGCAAAGGGGCTCACCAAAGGGGAACAGCACTTAGATGTAGACGAATTTTTAGATGTGGAATTTTTCACTTTGGACGAGCTTCTCGATCTGGTGGACAAAAATGAAATCAAGGATGCCAAAACCGTGGTTGCCATTTTAAAACTGGCACGGTATCTATCCAAATAA
- the prmC gene encoding peptide chain release factor N(5)-glutamine methyltransferase: MKNPTNLPSGKSGKKMTVKELYEQGILMLRECESPKIDARAILEHLLKIDFGKLPLYLSDNAEDIKEDYFRLIGERKEGKPLSYITGKKEFFSRNFHVREGVLIPRPETENLVSAVLERLPKEPVAIADLCSGSGCIGITISLESGQNVDLYELSPEAIAVSKENAQTLGADVNIFKKDILKEELEKQYDVIVSNPPYIPFSDMQYLMTDVVDYEPKMALTDGGDGLLFYRRLTELAKKYLSDGGILAVEIGINQHFLVADIMKPLGKPEIISDYFGVERVILVKKGAF; this comes from the coding sequence ATGAAAAATCCAACGAATCTACCAAGTGGTAAAAGTGGCAAAAAAATGACGGTAAAAGAATTATATGAGCAGGGTATTTTGATGCTCAGGGAGTGCGAATCTCCCAAAATAGATGCCCGTGCCATTTTAGAGCATCTGTTAAAGATTGATTTCGGAAAACTTCCTTTGTATCTGTCAGACAATGCTGAGGATATCAAAGAGGATTATTTCCGTTTGATTGGCGAACGCAAAGAGGGAAAACCCTTATCCTATATTACGGGGAAAAAGGAATTTTTTTCCCGTAATTTTCATGTGCGGGAGGGTGTTCTGATTCCCCGTCCCGAAACGGAAAACTTAGTTTCAGCTGTGCTGGAACGCTTGCCGAAAGAACCGGTTGCCATTGCAGATTTATGTTCCGGCTCGGGATGCATCGGCATCACCATTTCGTTGGAATCGGGGCAAAACGTGGACTTATACGAACTCTCACCTGAGGCAATTGCTGTTTCCAAAGAAAATGCCCAAACATTAGGTGCTGATGTAAATATTTTTAAAAAAGATATTTTAAAAGAAGAGTTGGAAAAACAATATGATGTGATTGTGTCTAATCCCCCGTATATTCCGTTTTCGGATATGCAGTATTTAATGACTGATGTGGTGGATTACGAACCCAAAATGGCGTTAACCGACGGTGGAGACGGATTGCTGTTTTACCGCCGATTGACGGAGCTTGCAAAGAAGTATCTTTCTGATGGGGGAATCCTTGCCGTGGAAATCGGCATCAATCAACATTTTTTGGTAGCTGATATTATGAAACCTTTGGGAAAACCTGAAATTATTTCCGATTATTTCGGTGTGGAGCGGGTGATTCTTGTGAAAAAAGGAGCTTTTTAA